In Misgurnus anguillicaudatus chromosome 5, ASM2758022v2, whole genome shotgun sequence, a genomic segment contains:
- the gatd3l gene encoding ES1 protein, mitochondrial, whose amino-acid sequence MLASRALLAKQTAVALARQSACLMHQGGDWGNWGNTNVAVVFSGCGWWDGTDVHEATYTMYHLSRNGARFQIFAPNQQQMHVMDHMKMQPSSGDNRNMMIESARFSHGQGMTQMNDLSKLDVNSFDAVIFPGGHGIVKNLSTFNKDGKDCKLNNDVERILKEFHRARKPIGLASMAPLLACRVLPSLEITMGYERDESSRWGRWPNTNMVQAVKSMGARHNNREPYEVHVDEKNKVISTPTFMWETDYHYHYIFDGIGNMVKHVMRMTAK is encoded by the exons ATGTTGGCATCACGCGCACTCCTTGCCAAGCAAACtgcagttgcgctggcgcgccAGTCTGCATGTCTGATGCATCAAGGCGGAGACTGGGGCAACTGGGGCAACACCAACGTAGCTGTG GTTTTTTCAGGCTGTGGTTGGTGGGATGGCACTGATGTCCATGAAGCCACCTA CACCATGTACCATCTGAGCCGAAATGGAGCCCGTTTTCAGATCTTTGCGCCCAACCAACAGCAGATGCATGTTATGGACCACATGAAGATGCAGCCCTCATCTGGTGACAACAG GAACATGATGATCGAATCGGCTCGATTCAGTCACGGTCAGGGTATGACGCAGATGAACGACCTGTCCAAACTCGATGTCAACAGTTTTGATGCCGTCATCTTCCCTGGAGGGCATGGAATAGTCAAGAACCT GTCCACCTTCAACAAAGATGGGAAAGACTGCAAGCTGAATAATGACGTAGAACGGATTCTGAAGGAATTTCATCGTGCTCGCAAACCAATTGG TTTGGCTAGCATGGCTCCTCTCCTGGCCTGTCGAGTGCTGCCCAGTCTAGAGATCACGATGGGTTACGAGCGTGATGAAAGCAGCCGCTGGGGTCGGTGGCCAAACACTAACATGGTGCAAGCGGTGAAGAGCATGGGTGCCCGTCACAACAACCGTGAACCTTAT GAGGTTCATGTGGACGAGAAGAACAAGGTCATCAGCACTCCAACCTTCATGTGGGAGACCGACTATCATTATCATTACATCTTTGACGGTATTGGAAACATGGTCAAGCACGTCATGCGTATGACTGCCAAGTAA